A single Nocardioides bizhenqiangii DNA region contains:
- a CDS encoding CopD family protein, whose protein sequence is MSTDPAEGAVLPAAPDQVRLTFNEAVAGVPDGVELYDARGTTVASSSAVSGDELTVTLDEPVGEGTLVLVWRVVSEDGHPVSGSLSFSIGAPSASVETPPNGADASTDAPLLLTLARWVGYAGLLLAVGLVAFTVLFLPTSHLADAARQRLVAATRAAAAVAVVGWLVALPLAAVYQLGGGLSAVSKGTTWSALATGEYVVTAAVVIGVVSAVCLLGRGAPARPRAIAALMAAATATCAPALIGHTRAATPEALVVAADMLHLLAGSVWLGGLAALTLVLSDLAGRGALGAEVLARFSAVAAGLLMALVATGTLMAWRIVGSWSALLDSAYGQLLLVKILVALVAVGFAAWNRFGLLPRFKEASRRRDRRAGAHVLVRAVAAEAVALIAVLLVTGLLVDKSPEAEASDTASAGSAPVVRTGTLGDVEVRATVSAPTTGPSTVTVEMLDPAGEPFEGMAAPRVRLSSDQVDLGAVPVKSVAPGTYAAEVVFPSPGTWHLQVSLRISEFDNPVTSLDFGITAR, encoded by the coding sequence GTGAGCACCGATCCAGCCGAGGGCGCAGTCCTGCCGGCCGCGCCCGACCAGGTCCGCCTCACGTTCAACGAGGCGGTCGCCGGCGTTCCCGACGGCGTCGAGCTTTACGACGCCCGAGGCACCACCGTCGCGTCGTCCTCGGCGGTCTCGGGGGACGAGCTGACCGTCACGCTCGACGAACCGGTCGGCGAGGGCACGCTCGTCCTCGTGTGGCGGGTCGTCTCCGAGGACGGCCATCCCGTCAGCGGGTCGCTCAGCTTCTCCATCGGCGCACCGAGCGCGTCCGTCGAGACCCCGCCGAACGGCGCGGACGCCTCGACCGACGCGCCACTCCTGCTGACTCTTGCCCGATGGGTCGGTTACGCCGGGCTGCTGCTGGCGGTGGGCCTGGTGGCGTTCACGGTGCTGTTCCTCCCCACGAGCCACCTCGCCGACGCCGCACGGCAGCGGCTGGTCGCGGCGACGCGGGCGGCCGCAGCGGTGGCGGTCGTCGGCTGGCTGGTCGCGCTGCCCCTGGCCGCGGTCTACCAGCTCGGTGGGGGCCTGAGCGCGGTGAGCAAGGGAACGACCTGGTCCGCCCTTGCAACGGGCGAGTACGTCGTCACGGCGGCGGTCGTCATCGGCGTCGTCTCGGCCGTCTGCCTGCTCGGTAGGGGGGCGCCGGCCCGCCCGCGGGCGATCGCCGCGCTGATGGCCGCCGCGACCGCGACCTGCGCTCCGGCTCTGATCGGGCACACCCGTGCGGCCACACCGGAGGCGCTGGTGGTGGCGGCGGACATGCTGCACCTGCTCGCCGGGAGCGTCTGGCTCGGCGGGCTGGCGGCCCTGACCCTCGTCCTGTCCGATCTCGCCGGGCGCGGCGCCCTGGGCGCCGAGGTGCTGGCGCGCTTCTCAGCCGTCGCCGCCGGCCTGCTGATGGCGCTGGTGGCCACCGGCACCCTGATGGCCTGGCGGATCGTCGGGTCCTGGAGCGCGCTCCTCGACTCCGCCTACGGCCAGCTGCTGCTGGTCAAGATCCTCGTCGCCCTCGTCGCCGTCGGGTTCGCCGCGTGGAACAGGTTCGGGCTCCTGCCTCGCTTCAAGGAGGCGTCGCGGCGCCGCGACCGGCGCGCGGGTGCGCACGTCCTCGTCCGGGCCGTCGCGGCCGAGGCCGTCGCCCTGATCGCCGTGCTGCTGGTCACCGGCCTGCTCGTCGACAAGAGCCCGGAGGCGGAGGCGTCCGACACCGCCTCCGCAGGCAGCGCACCAGTGGTCAGGACAGGGACCCTCGGTGACGTCGAAGTGCGGGCCACCGTGTCCGCACCGACCACCGGACCGAGCACCGTGACCGTGGAGATGCTGGACCCCGCCGGCGAGCCGTTCGAGGGCATGGCGGCGCCACGGGTGCGGCTCTCCTCCGACCAGGTCGACCTCGGCGCGGTGCCGGTGAAGTCCGTTGCTCCCGGCACCTACGCCGCGGAGGTGGTGTTCCCGTCGCCCGGGACCTGGCACTTGCAGGTGTCGCTGCGGATCAGCGAGTTCGACAACCCGGTGACGTCCCTCGACTTCGGCATCACCGCCCGCTAG
- a CDS encoding tautomerase family protein yields MPNITVELLRGRTVEQRRAFAKAVTDSAVEILGARREDVRMVFTEITADIVANGGVLASEDDSRAGVVAALDREA; encoded by the coding sequence ATGCCCAACATCACCGTGGAGCTGCTGCGTGGCCGCACCGTCGAGCAGCGTCGCGCGTTCGCGAAGGCCGTGACCGACAGCGCGGTCGAGATCCTCGGCGCCCGCCGTGAGGACGTCCGCATGGTCTTCACCGAGATCACGGCCGACATCGTCGCCAACGGTGGCGTCCTCGCCAGCGAGGACGACAGCCGCGCCGGGGTGGTCGCGGCTCTCGACCGCGAGGCCTGA